The following proteins are encoded in a genomic region of Dasypus novemcinctus isolate mDasNov1 chromosome 21, mDasNov1.1.hap2, whole genome shotgun sequence:
- the CACNG5 gene encoding voltage-dependent calcium channel gamma-5 subunit isoform X2 encodes MSACGRKALTLLSSVFAVCGLGLLGIAVSTDYWLYLEEGVVLPQNQSTEVKMSLHSGLWRVCFLTGEERGRCFTIEYMMPMSTQLTSESTVNVLKMIRSATPFPLVSLFFMFIGFILSNIGHIRPHRTILAFVSGIFFILSGLSLVVGLVLYISSINDEMLNRTKDPETYFNYKYGWSFAFAAISFLLTESAGVMSVYLFMKRYTAEDMYRPHPGFYRPRLSNCSDYSGQFLHPDAWIRGRSPSEISSDASLQMNSNYPALLKCPDYDQMSSSPC; translated from the exons ATGAGCGCCTGCGGGAGGAAGGCCCTGACCCTGCTGAGCAGTGTCTTCGCCGTCTGCGGCCTGGGCCTCCTGGGCATCGCGGTCAGCACCGACTACTGGCTCTACCTGGAGGAGGGCGTGGTCCTGCCCCAGAACCAGAGCACGGAGGTCAAGATGTCCCTGCACTCTGGCCTCTGGCGGGTGTGCTTCCTCACAG GTGAGGAGCGGGGCCGCTGCTTCACCATTGAATACATGATGCCCATGAGCACCCAGCTGACGTCGGAGTCCACGGTCAACGTTCTCA AAATGATCCGCTCGGCCACACCGTTCCCTCTGGTCAGCCTCTTCTTCATGTTCATTGGGTTTATCCTGAGCAACATCGGACACATCCGTCCCCACAGGACCATCCTGGCCTTTGTCTCTGGcatcttttttattctctctg GCCTCTCCCTCGTGGTGGGTCTGGTGCTCTACATCTCCAGCATCAACGACGAGATGCTCAACAGGACCAAGGACCCAGAGACCTATTTCAACTACAAATACGGATGGTCGTTTGCCTTTGCTGCCATCTCCTTCCTTCTAACAGAG AGCGCGGGGGTGATGTCCGTGTACCTGTTCATGAAGAGGTACACCGCCGAGGACATGTACAGGCCGCACCCCGGCTTCTACCGCCCGCGGCTGAGCAACTGCTCCGATTACTCGGGCCAGTTCCTGCACCCGGACGCCTGGATCCGGGGCCGCAGCCCCTCGGAGATCTCCAGCGACGCCTCCCTGCAGATGAACAGCAACTACCCCGCCCTGCTCAAGTGCCCCGACTACGACCAGATGTCCTCTTCTCCCTGCTGA
- the CACNG5 gene encoding voltage-dependent calcium channel gamma-5 subunit isoform X1, with translation MSYILWKMMRLLSFPKLTPSVKVCCCGVRSPRPWSFLSLPSSTLTSAVGPQPRGSRCISEAPVSPPSPVGPPAPARRMSACGRKALTLLSSVFAVCGLGLLGIAVSTDYWLYLEEGVVLPQNQSTEVKMSLHSGLWRVCFLTGEERGRCFTIEYMMPMSTQLTSESTVNVLKMIRSATPFPLVSLFFMFIGFILSNIGHIRPHRTILAFVSGIFFILSGLSLVVGLVLYISSINDEMLNRTKDPETYFNYKYGWSFAFAAISFLLTESAGVMSVYLFMKRYTAEDMYRPHPGFYRPRLSNCSDYSGQFLHPDAWIRGRSPSEISSDASLQMNSNYPALLKCPDYDQMSSSPC, from the exons ATGTCTTACATACTCTGGAAAATGATGAGGCTGCTCAGTTTCCCAAAGCTTACTCCAAGCGTCAAGGTCTGCTGTTGTGGAGTTCG ATCTCCAAGGCCCTGGTCCTTTCTGTCTCTGCCAAGCTCAACTTTAACATCGGCAGTTGGGCCCCAGCCACGCGGCAGCCGCTGCATTTCGGAAGCTCCCGTCAGTCCGCCT AGCCCCGTgggccccccggcccccgccaGGAGGATGAGCGCCTGCGGGAGGAAGGCCCTGACCCTGCTGAGCAGTGTCTTCGCCGTCTGCGGCCTGGGCCTCCTGGGCATCGCGGTCAGCACCGACTACTGGCTCTACCTGGAGGAGGGCGTGGTCCTGCCCCAGAACCAGAGCACGGAGGTCAAGATGTCCCTGCACTCTGGCCTCTGGCGGGTGTGCTTCCTCACAG GTGAGGAGCGGGGCCGCTGCTTCACCATTGAATACATGATGCCCATGAGCACCCAGCTGACGTCGGAGTCCACGGTCAACGTTCTCA AAATGATCCGCTCGGCCACACCGTTCCCTCTGGTCAGCCTCTTCTTCATGTTCATTGGGTTTATCCTGAGCAACATCGGACACATCCGTCCCCACAGGACCATCCTGGCCTTTGTCTCTGGcatcttttttattctctctg GCCTCTCCCTCGTGGTGGGTCTGGTGCTCTACATCTCCAGCATCAACGACGAGATGCTCAACAGGACCAAGGACCCAGAGACCTATTTCAACTACAAATACGGATGGTCGTTTGCCTTTGCTGCCATCTCCTTCCTTCTAACAGAG AGCGCGGGGGTGATGTCCGTGTACCTGTTCATGAAGAGGTACACCGCCGAGGACATGTACAGGCCGCACCCCGGCTTCTACCGCCCGCGGCTGAGCAACTGCTCCGATTACTCGGGCCAGTTCCTGCACCCGGACGCCTGGATCCGGGGCCGCAGCCCCTCGGAGATCTCCAGCGACGCCTCCCTGCAGATGAACAGCAACTACCCCGCCCTGCTCAAGTGCCCCGACTACGACCAGATGTCCTCTTCTCCCTGCTGA